The Rhodopseudomonas palustris genome window below encodes:
- a CDS encoding AAA family ATPase, whose protein sequence is MITRLAVSGYRSLRDVRLSLGPLNVVTGANGTGKSSLYRALKLLADIAQGRVIQSLAAEGGLQSTLWAGPETLSRSMKQGVHPVQGTTRSKRVGLKLGFAGTDYGYAIDLGLPVPSERSLFARDPEIKAESVWTGELLGRANAFAERRGPSVRVRDEGGQWRETYRTLATYDSMMTHCADPKDALELLLLRERMNGWRFYDQLRTDRDAPARRPQIGTYTPVLASDGADLAAAIQTIIEIGDPDRLDETVVDAFPRARLAVAALDGYFELEMQQHGLLRPLKTAELSDGTLRYLLLVAALLSPRPPDLMILNEPEASLHPDLLAPLARLIAAAAERSQIIVVSHARGLVQALDREADSRQIVLQKELSETIVQDETPPAWAWPSR, encoded by the coding sequence GCGTTGAAACTGCTTGCGGATATCGCGCAGGGGCGGGTGATCCAGTCGCTCGCCGCCGAAGGCGGGTTGCAGTCGACGTTGTGGGCCGGGCCGGAGACGCTGTCGCGCTCGATGAAGCAGGGCGTGCATCCGGTGCAGGGCACGACGCGCAGCAAGCGGGTCGGCCTGAAGCTCGGCTTTGCCGGCACGGACTACGGCTATGCGATCGACCTCGGTCTGCCGGTGCCGTCGGAACGATCGTTGTTCGCGCGCGACCCCGAGATCAAGGCCGAAAGCGTCTGGACCGGCGAATTGCTTGGCCGCGCCAATGCGTTTGCCGAGCGCCGCGGCCCGTCGGTGCGGGTGCGCGACGAGGGGGGCCAGTGGCGCGAGACCTATCGGACGCTCGCGACCTACGACAGCATGATGACTCACTGCGCCGATCCCAAGGATGCGCTCGAACTGCTGCTGCTGCGCGAGCGCATGAACGGCTGGCGGTTCTACGATCAGCTCCGCACCGATCGCGACGCGCCGGCGCGGCGGCCGCAGATCGGCACCTATACGCCGGTGCTGGCGAGCGACGGCGCCGATCTCGCAGCCGCGATTCAGACCATCATCGAGATCGGCGATCCTGACCGGCTCGACGAGACCGTCGTCGACGCCTTTCCCCGTGCGCGCCTCGCCGTCGCAGCCCTCGACGGCTATTTCGAGCTGGAGATGCAGCAGCACGGTCTGCTCCGCCCGCTGAAGACGGCCGAACTGTCGGACGGCACGCTGCGCTATCTGCTGCTGGTCGCGGCGCTGCTGTCGCCGCGGCCGCCGGACCTGATGATCCTCAACGAACCGGAGGCGAGCCTGCACCCCGATCTACTGGCGCCCTTGGCGCGGTTGATTGCGGCGGCTGCGGAGCGTTCGCAGATCATCGTGGTCTCGCACGCGCGCGGGTTGGTCCAGGCGTTGGACCGCGAAGCCGACAGCCGGCAGATCGTGCTGCAGAAGGAACTGAGCGAGACCATCGTGCAGGACGAGACGCCGCCGGCCTGGGCGTGGCCGTCGCGATAA
- a CDS encoding Maf-like protein produces MLGRPKLVLASGSPRRLALLNQAGIEPDALRPADVDETPIRGELPRACANRLARAKAEAALKSVQLDDDLRGAFLLAADTVVAVGRRILPKAELVDEASQCLRLLSGRNHRVYTAVCLVTPKGGFRQRLIETKVRFKRLSEEDIDGYVASGEWRGKAGGYAVQGIAGSFVVKLVGSYTNIVGLPLYETVSLLGGEGYPIRFGWLNAS; encoded by the coding sequence ATGCTCGGCCGCCCCAAACTCGTTCTCGCCTCCGGCTCGCCGCGACGGCTCGCGCTGCTCAATCAGGCCGGGATCGAGCCCGACGCGCTGCGCCCGGCCGATGTCGATGAGACGCCGATCAGGGGCGAATTGCCGCGCGCTTGCGCCAATCGGCTGGCGCGCGCCAAGGCCGAGGCGGCGCTGAAATCGGTGCAGCTCGACGACGATCTGCGCGGCGCCTTCCTGCTCGCTGCCGACACCGTGGTGGCGGTCGGCCGCCGCATCCTGCCCAAGGCCGAACTGGTCGACGAGGCCTCGCAATGCCTGCGGCTGCTATCGGGCCGCAACCACCGCGTCTACACCGCGGTCTGCCTGGTGACGCCGAAAGGCGGCTTCCGCCAGCGCCTGATCGAGACCAAGGTGCGGTTCAAGCGGCTGTCGGAGGAGGACATCGACGGCTATGTCGCCTCCGGCGAATGGCGCGGCAAGGCCGGCGGCTACGCCGTGCAGGGCATCGCCGGCAGCTTCGTGGTCAAGCTCGTCGGCTCCTACACCAACATCGTCGGCCTGCCGCTGTACGAGACGGTGTCGCTGCTGGGTGGCGAAGGCTACCCGATCCGGTTCGGCTGGCTCAATGCCTCCTGA
- the yacG gene encoding DNA gyrase inhibitor YacG produces the protein MPPDAPADRSGAGKTAAAKRCPVCGKPATAESRPFCSERCRDVDLNRWLSGAYKIPAAPADDDEDN, from the coding sequence ATGCCTCCTGACGCGCCCGCAGACAGGTCCGGCGCCGGCAAAACCGCTGCGGCAAAGCGGTGTCCGGTCTGTGGCAAACCCGCGACTGCGGAATCCCGGCCGTTTTGCAGCGAACGCTGCCGCGACGTCGACCTCAACCGCTGGCTGTCCGGCGCCTACAAGATCCCGGCCGCCCCGGCGGACGACGACGAGGACAACTGA
- a CDS encoding 8-amino-7-oxononanoate synthase codes for MHDEFAADLRGLAARGRLRSLRARAGIDFTSNDYLGLAESDELRRAAADAVARGVPVGAGGSRLLRGNHPEHEALEAEAAAYFGAETALYFGGGYVANLAIFSTLPQRGDLVVHDELIHASVHEGMRRGRAECVAAAHNDADAFDGAVKRWRAAGGKGRPWLAVESLYSMDGDSPDLGALLAVADRHDAMMVIDEAHATGVLGPQGRGLAAAFEGRDNVVTLHTCGKALGTVGGFILAPRTIRDFLVNRARPFIFATAPSPLVAAITRAAIELSRTNPARRERLARLVQFAGGELRRRCGIAPSGSQILPVIIGADTAAVAVAASLQQRGFDVRAIRPPTVPEGTARLRIALTATIDEATIADLFAAIAEEMRKAA; via the coding sequence ATGCATGATGAATTCGCCGCCGATCTGCGCGGGCTGGCGGCGCGGGGGCGGCTGCGGTCGCTGCGCGCGCGGGCGGGGATCGACTTCACGTCGAACGACTATCTCGGCCTCGCCGAATCCGACGAATTGCGGCGCGCGGCGGCGGACGCCGTGGCGCGCGGGGTGCCGGTGGGGGCCGGCGGATCGCGGCTGCTGCGCGGCAATCATCCCGAGCACGAGGCGCTCGAGGCGGAGGCCGCGGCTTATTTCGGCGCCGAGACGGCGCTGTATTTCGGCGGCGGCTATGTGGCCAATCTGGCGATCTTTTCGACGCTGCCGCAGCGCGGCGATCTGGTCGTGCACGACGAACTGATCCATGCCAGCGTCCACGAGGGGATGCGCCGCGGGCGCGCCGAGTGCGTGGCGGCGGCGCATAATGATGCCGATGCGTTCGACGGCGCGGTGAAGCGCTGGCGCGCGGCCGGTGGCAAAGGCCGGCCGTGGCTCGCGGTCGAGAGCCTCTACAGCATGGACGGCGACAGCCCCGATCTTGGCGCGCTGCTCGCGGTCGCCGATCGCCACGACGCGATGATGGTGATCGACGAGGCGCATGCCACCGGCGTGCTCGGGCCGCAGGGTCGCGGCCTCGCCGCCGCCTTCGAGGGCCGCGACAACGTCGTCACGCTGCACACCTGCGGCAAGGCGCTCGGCACCGTCGGCGGATTCATTCTGGCGCCGCGCACGATCCGCGATTTCCTCGTCAACCGGGCGCGGCCCTTCATCTTCGCGACCGCGCCGTCGCCGCTGGTCGCCGCGATCACGCGCGCGGCGATCGAATTGTCGCGGACCAATCCGGCGCGGCGGGAGCGCCTTGCGCGCCTCGTGCAGTTCGCCGGCGGCGAGCTGCGCCGCCGTTGCGGAATCGCGCCGTCCGGGTCGCAGATCCTGCCGGTGATCATCGGCGCCGACACCGCGGCTGTCGCGGTCGCCGCGTCGTTGCAGCAGCGCGGCTTCGATGTCCGCGCGATCCGCCCGCCGACCGTGCCCGAGGGCACCGCGCGGCTGCGCATCGCGCTGACGGCGACGATCGACGAGGCGACGATCGCGGATCTGTTCGCGGCGATCGCCGAAGAGATGCGGAAGGCGGCATGA
- the bioD gene encoding dethiobiotin synthase, whose product MTNAIIVTGTDTGIGKTVFAAALAGALDASYWKPVQAGIEDETDRQAVLRLSGLSEAHLLPEAYRLNTPASPHLAAEIDGVTIDAEALVLPEIDGPLVVEGAGGLLVPLTRSLTYIDVFARWHAPVVLCARTTLGTINHTLLSIEALRARAIPLLGVAFIGDENAESERVIAEIGRARRLGRLPHLAQLTPESLRAAFAQNFATDDFLKDPAP is encoded by the coding sequence ATGACAAACGCCATCATCGTCACCGGCACCGACACCGGGATCGGCAAGACCGTGTTCGCGGCCGCGCTCGCCGGCGCGCTCGATGCTTCCTACTGGAAGCCGGTGCAGGCCGGCATCGAGGACGAGACCGACCGGCAGGCGGTGCTGCGGCTGTCCGGCCTGTCCGAGGCGCACTTGTTGCCGGAAGCCTATCGGCTGAACACGCCGGCCTCGCCGCATCTCGCCGCCGAGATCGACGGCGTCACCATCGACGCGGAGGCACTGGTGCTGCCGGAGATCGACGGGCCGCTCGTCGTGGAAGGCGCCGGCGGATTGCTGGTGCCGCTGACGCGCAGTCTGACTTACATCGACGTATTCGCGCGCTGGCATGCGCCGGTGGTGCTGTGCGCGCGCACCACGCTCGGCACCATCAATCACACGCTGCTGTCGATCGAGGCGCTGCGCGCCCGCGCGATTCCGCTGCTCGGCGTGGCCTTCATCGGCGACGAGAATGCCGAATCCGAACGCGTCATCGCCGAAATCGGACGCGCGCGGCGGCTCGGGCGCCTTCCGCATCTCGCGCAACTCACACCTGAATCGCTGCGCGCGGCGTTCGCGCAGAATTTCGCCACCGACGACTTCCTGAAAGACCCCGCCCCATGA
- a CDS encoding adenosylmethionine--8-amino-7-oxononanoate transaminase → MTSTSPVWHPFTQHAVQPEATMIAKGEGAWLETADGGRIYDAISSWWVVTHGHRHPRIVQAIKDQADRLDQVIFAGFTHEPAEKLARRLVAITPPGLDYVFFSDSGSTSVEVALKMALGFWRHRGEARSRILALQGAYHGDTIGGMSVGERGVFNAPYDPLLFQVDRLPFPAEGREQATLDALETSCRAGGVAALIVEPLILGAGGMLIYPPAVLAEMKRICAGHGVLLIADEVMTGWGRTGTLFACEQADVVPDIACYSKGLTGGSLPLAVTLCRAEIFDAHYSTDRAKTFFHSSSYTANPIACAAAAANLEIWDEEPVRERIAQLAAWHGSKLDRFRDDRRFANVRQLGTIAALDVIAGDAGYMANIGPHLHRSFRERGLLVRPLGNTIYLMPPYCSSEADLDLVYDAIGQIVDGIA, encoded by the coding sequence ATGACATCGACCTCGCCGGTCTGGCATCCCTTCACCCAGCACGCGGTGCAGCCCGAGGCGACGATGATCGCGAAGGGCGAGGGCGCCTGGCTGGAAACCGCGGATGGCGGCCGGATCTATGATGCGATCTCGTCGTGGTGGGTGGTGACCCACGGCCATCGTCATCCGCGGATCGTCCAGGCCATCAAGGATCAGGCCGACCGTCTCGATCAGGTGATCTTCGCCGGCTTCACCCACGAGCCCGCGGAAAAACTGGCGCGACGTCTGGTCGCGATCACGCCGCCCGGGCTCGACTACGTGTTCTTTTCAGACAGTGGTTCGACCTCGGTCGAAGTCGCGCTGAAGATGGCGCTCGGGTTCTGGCGGCATCGCGGCGAGGCCCGCAGCCGCATCCTGGCGCTGCAGGGCGCTTACCATGGCGACACCATCGGCGGCATGTCGGTCGGCGAGCGCGGCGTCTTCAACGCGCCTTACGATCCGCTGCTGTTTCAGGTCGACCGGCTGCCGTTTCCGGCGGAAGGGCGCGAGCAGGCGACGCTCGATGCGCTGGAGACGTCATGCCGCGCCGGCGGCGTCGCAGCACTGATCGTCGAGCCGCTGATCCTCGGCGCCGGCGGCATGCTGATCTATCCGCCCGCGGTGCTGGCGGAGATGAAGCGGATCTGCGCCGGCCACGGCGTCCTGCTGATCGCCGACGAAGTGATGACCGGATGGGGACGCACCGGCACGCTGTTCGCGTGCGAGCAGGCTGATGTGGTGCCCGACATCGCCTGCTACTCGAAGGGCCTCACCGGCGGCTCGCTGCCGCTGGCGGTGACGCTGTGCCGCGCCGAGATCTTCGACGCGCATTATTCGACCGACCGGGCCAAGACGTTCTTTCACTCCAGTTCGTACACCGCCAATCCGATCGCCTGCGCGGCGGCGGCGGCCAATCTCGAGATCTGGGACGAAGAGCCGGTGCGCGAGCGCATCGCGCAACTGGCCGCATGGCACGGGAGCAAGCTCGACCGCTTCCGCGACGATCGGCGGTTTGCAAATGTCCGGCAGCTCGGCACCATCGCGGCGCTCGATGTGATCGCTGGCGATGCCGGCTACATGGCGAACATCGGTCCGCATCTGCACCGGAGTTTCCGCGAGCGCGGCCTGCTGGTCCGGCCGCTCGGCAACACGATCTATCTGATGCCGCCCTACTGCAGCAGCGAGGCCGATCTCGATCTGGTGTATGACGCGATCGGGCAGATCGTGGACGGGATCGCGTGA
- a CDS encoding HAD-IA family hydrolase — translation MIPTALIFDVDGTLAETEELHRQAFNDTFAAEALPWNWDAPAYRKLLEVAGGKERIAHFLQSEPEGAARAADRIADLHAAKTGRYTALVAAGATLRPGVARLIREAKAAGVRLAIATTTSLPNVEALLGASLGREAMTLFDVVGAGDVVPAKKPAPDIYHYVLERLALPAARCVAFEDSTNGVRAAIGAGLATIVTPGIYTEGDDFAGALAVLSDLGEPDAPYRHLAGAGAADDLVTLDALGRWLELA, via the coding sequence ATGATACCAACGGCTTTGATCTTCGACGTCGACGGGACGCTCGCGGAGACGGAAGAGCTTCACCGGCAGGCTTTCAACGACACCTTCGCCGCGGAGGCGTTGCCCTGGAATTGGGACGCGCCCGCCTATCGGAAGCTGTTGGAGGTCGCCGGCGGCAAGGAGCGGATCGCGCATTTTCTGCAGTCGGAGCCCGAAGGCGCCGCGCGCGCCGCGGACCGGATCGCCGACCTGCACGCGGCCAAGACCGGCCGCTACACCGCGCTGGTCGCCGCGGGCGCGACGCTGCGGCCGGGGGTGGCGCGGCTGATCCGGGAGGCCAAGGCCGCCGGGGTGCGGCTCGCGATCGCCACCACCACCAGCCTGCCGAATGTCGAGGCGCTGCTCGGCGCGTCGCTGGGCCGCGAGGCGATGACGCTGTTCGACGTGGTCGGCGCCGGCGATGTCGTGCCCGCGAAGAAGCCCGCACCGGATATCTATCACTACGTGCTGGAGCGGCTGGCGCTGCCGGCCGCGCGCTGCGTCGCTTTCGAGGATTCCACCAACGGCGTGCGGGCGGCCATCGGCGCGGGGCTCGCCACCATCGTGACGCCGGGCATCTACACCGAGGGCGACGATTTCGCCGGCGCGCTGGCGGTGCTGAGCGATCTCGGCGAGCCGGACGCGCCGTATCGGCATCTCGCCGGCGCCGGCGCCGCCGACGATCTGGTGACGCTCGACGCGCTGGGGCGCTGGCTCGAACTCGCCTGA
- a CDS encoding PaaI family thioesterase, whose protein sequence is MTETARSLKADGWTVVHDDGFIDLVGPLWHRVVDGHHEYAIATAAKHRNRRGLVQGGLMMTLADRASGMAAREQSGAPHVATVQLDTHFVDAGEIGDLLIARPRVVRATRSLIFTSTEVSVDGRCVILANGVFKIVRPR, encoded by the coding sequence ATGACCGAGACTGCCCGCAGCCTGAAAGCCGACGGCTGGACCGTGGTCCACGACGACGGCTTCATCGATCTGGTCGGGCCGCTGTGGCATCGCGTCGTCGACGGCCATCATGAATACGCGATCGCGACGGCTGCAAAGCACCGCAACCGCCGCGGCCTGGTTCAGGGCGGGCTGATGATGACGCTGGCGGACCGCGCCTCCGGCATGGCCGCGCGCGAACAATCCGGCGCGCCGCATGTCGCCACCGTGCAACTCGACACGCATTTCGTCGATGCGGGCGAGATCGGCGATCTGTTGATCGCGCGGCCGCGGGTGGTGCGCGCGACCCGCAGCCTGATCTTCACCTCGACCGAAGTGAGCGTCGATGGCCGCTGCGTCATCCTCGCCAACGGCGTGTTCAAGATCGTGCGGCCGCGCTGA
- a CDS encoding CoA pyrophosphatase yields MSHLHNDTLRADIAARCRTFPRHDDGLTPHGLKRAAVAITVVAGPDGAASFLLTFRAARLRAHSNQWALPGGRCDEGETAPETALRELHEELGLALQAGDVLGMLDDYPTRSGYLITPVVAWAASAAELAPNPDEVASVHHIALADIAHEEAFDFTRIPESERRVVRFRHAGDYIHAPTAALIYQFREVLAGRATRVADLEQPVFAWK; encoded by the coding sequence ATGAGCCATCTGCACAACGACACTTTGCGCGCCGACATCGCCGCGCGCTGCCGCACCTTCCCGCGCCACGACGACGGCCTGACGCCGCACGGCCTCAAACGCGCCGCGGTGGCGATCACGGTGGTGGCCGGCCCCGACGGGGCGGCCTCGTTCCTGCTGACGTTCCGCGCCGCGCGATTGCGCGCGCACAGCAACCAATGGGCGCTGCCGGGCGGCCGCTGCGACGAAGGCGAGACCGCCCCCGAAACCGCGCTGCGCGAATTGCACGAGGAACTCGGTCTCGCCTTGCAGGCCGGCGACGTGCTCGGCATGCTCGACGACTATCCGACCCGCTCCGGCTATCTGATCACCCCGGTGGTGGCGTGGGCCGCATCCGCGGCGGAGCTTGCGCCCAATCCGGACGAAGTCGCCTCGGTGCATCACATCGCGCTCGCCGACATCGCGCACGAGGAGGCGTTCGATTTCACCCGGATTCCGGAGAGCGAGCGTCGCGTGGTCAGGTTCCGCCACGCCGGCGACTACATCCACGCGCCGACCGCGGCGCTGATCTATCAGTTCCGCGAAGTGCTGGCCGGCCGGGCGACGCGCGTCGCCGATCTGGAACAGCCGGTGTTCGCCTGGAAGTAG